TCATGGTGCAAAGGAATTCTGAAGAGCACGAGACCACGTTTTCCATCATGACAGCAACATTTCATTTGTAATGGAAAAGGGAAGCTTCAGCAGCAATTCGCCACAGGCTCTTGGTGTAACCACCATCGTCACATGGCGCAGCTATGCTTTCTCCATGTCACACATGAAAGCGATCGTGACAGAGTCCCCGTGTTTTCTGCATCTTCAGGCGTTCAGCGTGCAGGTAAATGTCCAAACAACTTTTCATGCTTTTTGTGGATGCCCTACCCAAAGCATTCAGAGCTTTCTTTCGGTCAGTGACTAGAGCACCAGCCACCAACTTAACCACAATGCAAGCACAAAAATCCTATAAAAGCCCAAACTTTTCCTCTAGCAGATCGGCTTACACGTTTTGCATGCCGAGAGAAAACGACTAAATGGAGATGCACACTGAAACCGTCGCCTATACCTTTTGTTGAGGTTATTTGGTTAATGGCGCTAGTTAGTGCTAGCATGATATTCCTTTTGTTCAGTATAGGATCATAAACAACTCACCAGAATTTTGACTttttggtatagctcttgtatgaTTGCGAAAATAACAAGTTTTCATAGACACTAGTTGTTGAACCTGCTCTATGCTATTGCTAGCATATGATCACCATTTATGTTGACATCTACTCCACCGGAAGGGGATTATTAGAGAGAAATAATGAAGAACCTATAGGCAGCTAGCAGACTCCAGTACGTGCACCTCTTTGCCCAAACTCAAACTGATTCAAAATACATTACAAACAACATGCAATTTATTCAAATTTCTTATCAAACACTCCCATTTCCATTTTGATTTTTCAAACCACCGCGATCCCGTCGCCTGAGGCCATACTCAGTGGAAGTTTTATGGACACAGATATCTAGATTGAAAACTAGATAATCGTGTCAGATGAGTTTTatagtgatgaaactctcctcacatttcatgaaactccatccttctctctccttaCTATATCAGCAAAATTAATTGTATTTAATATCATAAAATTATCCATAAAATTCTTACTCAAAGTGGCTGCGGGTGTGGGGGCACCGGCACAGTGGCCAACGGCTCGTCCCCACCTCCCGCTCCTCCATCCATGCGGTCATGCCCAATCAGTCAACGGCAACCAAACAAAGTTGCACGCAAAACAGAGCAGGCCCACTCCAAAACTTGTCACCCGTGGACCTCCCCAGGAAagcaaggccggccggccaatgcaGCTGCGAGGCCAGACCGCCAGAGGGGCGGGGCGCAGTGAGTGAGCGGCAAGCTCTCTCCCCTCCCGATCTGGCAGCCATGGCCGCGGAGAGCTGCCACCCCCGCGGCCTCTCGTGGCTCGCCAGGTCCTGCATCCCCGCCGACCCCGCACGCCACATCGCCGTCCCCGTCCCCATctctgccacggccaccacCAACCCAGCCTCCGACACCGAGGAGTCCCCCATCTCCACGCTCCccgacgagctcctcctcgAGTGCCTCGCCCGCGTACCCCGCTCCTCCCTCCACCCGCTCCCCGCCGTATGCCGCCGCTTCGCCGCGCTCCTCGCCTCCCACGgcttcctccacctccgccgcgcccacggccgcctccgcccttgCCTCCTCGCCGTCTCCGTCTCCTCCGCCCACGGCGCCGCTGGTGCCTTCGCCCGCGCGCTGCTCCAGCTCGGCGCCTCCTCCCGCCCCGAACTCGAGGTCGCCGCGTTGCCCCTGCCTCCGCCGCTCCTGCATTGcgcgggctcctcctcctccgcgttcgcgttcgcgcacgcgcgcgccgtCGCGGTGGGCCGCGAGGTGTTCCTCATCGGCTGCGGCGCGACGCTGCGGGTGGACGCGCTcacgggcgcggcgcgcgcgtgcgcgcccaCGCTGTTCCCGCGGAAGAagttcgcggcggcggccgtgggcggGCGGATCTACGTCGCGGGCGGCTCGGCGCGcaccgcggcggtggaggagtaCGACCCggcggccgacgcgtggcgtgtcgtggcggaggcgccgcggcggaggtaCGGGTGCGCgggggcggccgcgggcggcgtgTTCTACGTCGCCGGCGGGGTGGCGGTGTCCGGTCACCCCGTCGGGGAGGGCGGCGCCCCGCGCGCGCTCGAGGCGCACGCGTGCGCCGGGTCGGTGGACGCGCTGCACGTGGCGTCGGGCGCGTGGGCGTGgtcggcgcggccgcgggcggtACCCGGCGGCGGGTGCGTCGTGGGCGCATGCGGCGCCGGGGACGGCCACCTCTACGTGGTGGCCAGCCACGCGGTGGACCTCTCCTTctggcggtggagcggcggcgggaacagaggaggaggcggcgcgtgcGGGTGGGTGGCGCTGGAGGCGCCGCCGGTGCCCCGGGGCTCGGTGGGTCTGGGCACGGCGGTGCGCGTGGCGATGGCCGGCGTGGGCGCTGACAGGGTGGCCGCGGTGGTGAACGTGGCGGCCGTGAGGGGCCACAacgcggcgggtggcggcgcagcactGGAAGGATTGGTGCTGGTGTATGACATCGGCGGCGGCAAGTGGAGCCGCGCGCCCGACCTGCCGCCGGGGTTCCGGCGGGCCGCGTGTGCCGCCGTCGAGTGCTGACACTGACCTTGTTGGGGATGTGGGGGTCCTACAGTTTCATTGACATTTTTAGTTGCTTGGATTGATCATTATGCGATGCGAAGCAACATCGTCATCATCTCGTGGATTGCTGTTGAGGAATCGATTGAAGTTGcgtttttttctttcaattgaGCACTAGCGAAATTGATGCGGACAGCAGGGCTGCCAAGGACCGAATGCTTGCATTCTACATCACGCTTGGAATCTTGAGATGATCGATCCCATGACTCCGGTGGAGCCAACCAAGCGAGATTAAGGTAATCGTCAAGAGCCATGCCTAGGGTGTTGCCCATAAAATGCCACAATGCAAACATTACATACAAGTATATTCCATGAACAATTGCATTGGAATTAGGTATTCGCTCATGTGGAACTGCACAATGAGTCAGTGATATCCAGTTAAATGCAATATACTTCAGGAAGCAGTGAAGTTAAGACTAGAAACCTTTAGAACTATTATGATTGCTGTACATATACACAAAGCTAAGATTATCTACAGGAAACCCATCCAACAATTCAACGGTAGAACTAGAATGATTTCTCAAAATTGAAGCCACGTGTACATTCAGCAAGAAACATTGTACAATAATCTTTCGCACTTCGAAACATGTGAATGTCAGCAACCTTTAACAGAAGATTTTGAAGGAATTATAAAAACACATTTATAGACAGAATAATATCATATCACCATAACATAATGCTAAATATGGAGCCTAACTATTGTGGACATCTGAATCATAGCCATCCTTGCAGTTCAGAAAACTTAAGACCAGACTCTGATTCAGAATTCAGAACCATCGGCGTGTTAAGGCATGCCGCATGTTAATGTACACTCTGCACAATATCCCTAGCTTCCTAAAGCAAATCTTCCTTCCCCTAGATTATCTGGTGTGTGCTATACTTTACAAACCAAATGTCTATGTTAATTGGCTATTGgtcattatgaaaaaaaatggGTGGGGTAAGAAACAAATGAATTTTGTATGTAGAAAGGGAGAGAATAATAAAAGGTAATGGCCATCCTGTTATTTTTATTCCAGTTGTAGTCCTAGTTGTGTCAACACAACAAAAGTAGGTGGAAGGAGCAGCAGTAGAAAAGCATACAACAGGAACAACATCTGTCTGCAAAACTCAGCTAAAGTGCGCCAATGCCAGCATAGTCAAAATATATAGCAAGGAACTATTAACTAAAGTATCCAGAGAGGTATTTACACGAGCAGAGTCATCCGATTTGTTTCCCAAACAAGATGAACTAAAACCCTGTATAATCGGGTGTCTGCACCAACTAATCTCCTACAAAACTAAGTGTCATCCAGACAATACAGGTGTTGTGACAACAGAAAGCACAAGACATTTCCAATCCAGATAAGTTATTTCCACAGTTATCAGGTTGCACACAAGCAACATGAAAAAAACCATACCTCGGGTTTGATCCATCGACTGCACTAACCCAATCATCATGGGGGCAGGGCTCATCCTGCTTCTTTGGTGCCACGGCTTTCACATACTCAAGCTCAAGCACCCTCTCCTGCAAAACATTCACACCCAATCCCCGCACAAATTACAACCAAATCACAGCAACTCCTCGGGAAAAAAAGAATTCAATCGTCAAGCGAAAATTCGTTTCGCCGAGATGCCCTTGGCGAGGAGGAACTGCTGGAGCGGCAGCGGCACGAGCTCGCCGTCCACGAGAAAGTCGAAGGCTTGCGCCTTGTGGTCCGGTTCGGTTGCTGAACGGAAGCGAGTAAAGAGTTAGGAATCTGTGGCTCGTACAGCCCTCCGGATGGTGGGGATTGGGCCGCGGGgctctcaccggcggcgagaaggcTGTTGACGATCTCGGAGAGGCCCATGCGATAGAGGTCCGCGGggatggcgatggcggcgggcggcgcatgAAGTGGGGGCGGCAGCTTTGTGATGAAGCACACGCGCACCTGGCGCGAGGGATCCGCGTCcatggctgcggctgcggcgttgGCGCGCGAGAGGAGGGCGAGGGTCGAGGTGgacaggtg
The nucleotide sequence above comes from Panicum virgatum strain AP13 chromosome 3K, P.virgatum_v5, whole genome shotgun sequence. Encoded proteins:
- the LOC120696647 gene encoding F-box/kelch-repeat protein At5g26960-like, giving the protein MPNQSTATKQSCTQNRAGPLQNLSPVDLPRKARPAGQCSCEARPPEGRGAVSERQALSPPDLAAMAAESCHPRGLSWLARSCIPADPARHIAVPVPISATATTNPASDTEESPISTLPDELLLECLARVPRSSLHPLPAVCRRFAALLASHGFLHLRRAHGRLRPCLLAVSVSSAHGAAGAFARALLQLGASSRPELEVAALPLPPPLLHCAGSSSSAFAFAHARAVAVGREVFLIGCGATLRVDALTGAARACAPTLFPRKKFAAAAVGGRIYVAGGSARTAAVEEYDPAADAWRVVAEAPRRRYGCAGAAAGGVFYVAGGVAVSGHPVGEGGAPRALEAHACAGSVDALHVASGAWAWSARPRAVPGGGCVVGACGAGDGHLYVVASHAVDLSFWRWSGGGNRGGGGACGWVALEAPPVPRGSVGLGTAVRVAMAGVGADRVAAVVNVAAVRGHNAAGGGAALEGLVLVYDIGGGKWSRAPDLPPGFRRAACAAVEC
- the LOC120696649 gene encoding ribosome biogenesis protein WDR12 homolog, which encodes MDADPSRQVRVCFITKLPPPLHAPPAAIAIPADLYRMGLSEIVNSLLAAATEPDHKAQAFDFLVDGELVPLPLQQFLLAKGISAKRIFA